From a region of the Leishmania major strain Friedlin complete genome, chromosome 32 genome:
- a CDS encoding putative ubiquitin-conjugating enzyme protein, producing MSALPHIQKEFRNLTKDPPAGFRVELKDNSFFTWIVWFTGPEGTPYAGGQYKASLTFPKEFPMEPPTFRVISSFWHPNVYADGRVCISILHPPGVDEMNSEETAMMRWTPVQTIRSVLLSIVSLWSDPDPSDAGAPANVDALVQYRNRRAEFDAKCRSLAEKSLAELPGDFEPPCMEEKVEVTKAPGDTFDYMLSEDDLEDEDDFDDFSIPAPAASASAGAAVSSDPVKKYAEELMQLRAMGVGEGKPDADLLHLLIKHRGELASVIGDLS from the coding sequence ATGTCGGCTCTTCCGCACATTCAGAAGGAGTTCCGCAACCTCACCAAAGACCCGCCGGCGGGCTTTCGTGTGGAGCTGAAGGACAACAGCTTCTTCACCTGGATTGTGTGGTTTACTGGCCCGGAGGGAACCCCGTACGCCGGCGGCCAGTACAAAGCGTCGCTGACGTTTCCGAAGGAGTTTCCGATGGAGCCGCCCACCTTCCGGGTCATCTCGTCCTTTTGGCACCCGAACGTGTACGCGGATGGGCGAGTGTGCATTTCCATTCTGCATCCCCCAGGCGTGGACGAGATGAACTCGGAGGAAACGGCGATGATGCGCTGGACACCAGTGCAGACCATCCGCTCTGTCCTGCTCTCCATCGTCTCCCTTTGGAGCGACCCCGATCCGTCCGACGCCGGCGCTCCGGCGAACGTGGATGCCCTGGTGCAGTACCGCAACAGGCGTGCTGAGTTCGACGCAAAGTGCCGGAGCCTAGCAGAGAAGTCTCTCGCGGAGCTCCCGGGTGACTTTGAGCCGCCGTGCATGGAAGAGAAAGTGGAGGTGACAAAGGCACCGGGTGACACCTTCGACTACATGCTCTCCGAGGACGATCttgaggacgaggacgacttCGACGACTTCAGCATCCCTGCCCCTGCCGCGTCTGCtagcgccggcgcagctgtcTCGAGCGATCCGGTTAAGAAGTATGCGGAGGAGCTAATGCAGCTCCGCGCGATGGGAGTGGGCGAGGGCAAACCCGACGCTGACCTGCTCCATCTGCTAATCAAGCACCGTGGCGAGCTGGCCAGTGTCATTGGGGACTTATCATGA